Below is a genomic region from Catenuloplanes atrovinosus.
CGGACCAAGCGCGCCGCCGACCGGCTCTCCGAGGACCTCGACTTCCGCGGCTTCGCGGTGGCGGCGGTCCACGGCGACCTCGGGCAGGGCGCGCGCGAGCGGGCGCTGCGGGCGTTCCGGGCCGGCAAGATCGACGTGCTGGTCGCCACCGACGTCGCGGCCCGCGGGCTCGACGTCTCCGGCGTCACCCACGTGATCAACTACGACTGCCCGGAGGACCCGGACACGTATACGCACCGCATCGGCCGCACCGGCCGGGCCGGCGCCACCGGCGTCGCGGTCACGTTCGTGGACTGGGAGGACATGCCGCGCTGGCGCCTGATCGACAAGTCGATCGGGCTGGACATGCCGGAGCCGCCGGAGACGTACCACACCTCCACCTATCTCTTCACGGACCTGGACATCCCGGAGAACGTCGCGGCGGCGCTGCCGTCCGCGGAGCGCACCCGGGCCGGCCTCTCCGCCGAGGAGGAGGAAGACCTGGGCGGCGGGCGTTCCCGGCGCGGCCGGCGCGGCGAGAGCCGCGGCGGCGAGCGGTCGGCCCCGGCACAGCGCACGCCGCGCACCCGCAAGCGGACCCGGCGCACCGAGCCGGTCGGCGACGGCGGCGAGGCCCCGGCCGTGACCGAGAGCGCGGACGGTGACGCCCCCGCGAAGCCGCGCCGCCGCCGTCGGCGCGCCGGCGAGGCGATCTCCGGCGAGGGCGCCGCGGTGGGCGCGGAGACGCCCGACGCCGTGGAGACGTCGGACAGCGGTCCCGCGGAGGCGGCGGGCGACGAGGACGACCGGCCCAAGCGCCGGCGGCGTCGTCGCGGCGGACGTGGCGGCCGGGGTGCCGGCGGCGAGGGCGCCGAGAGCGGCGACGTCGTCGAGGACTGACCTCACGAGATCGACCTAGAAGGCGGATTCCCGGCGACGGGGGTCCGCCTTTTCTGGTCCGCGGCGGCGAAGGCCGCCATTCACGATTTCCCGCTTCCGGCGGGGCACCTTCGCATGCCCCCGCGGGCCGCAGTGTCTACTCCGCTCAGGGGTGGGCGGTCGGGGCGGCAGCCGGCTCGCTGCCGGGTCCGGTCCGTGGCCGCACGATCGAACCCGTACCCGTACCCGTACCGCGGCCTGGGCTTGATCTTGGGTTTTGATCTCAGGGTGGCGGGCCCCCCGCCGATCCTGGGACCTGCGAGCCACGGATGGCCT
It encodes:
- a CDS encoding DEAD/DEAH box helicase, with translation MNDIEEQENAPTRVPAADDKPTFAELGVRDETVAALAAAGIERAFAIQEYALPIALRGSDMIGQAPTGTGKTFAFGLPLVDRVFAPGEGGDGVPQALVVVPTRELGLQVAKDLAMAGRTRGVRVLPIYGGVAYESQTDALRAGVEILVGTPGRLMDLAKQKKLRLDRIRALVLDEADRMLDLGFLDDVEKILAMLPEDRQTMLFSATMPDPIVTLARRFLRHPVTVHAGHTVETGPSPQTLQVAYRTHPMNKIEMVARILQARGRGLTMIFTRTKRAADRLSEDLDFRGFAVAAVHGDLGQGARERALRAFRAGKIDVLVATDVAARGLDVSGVTHVINYDCPEDPDTYTHRIGRTGRAGATGVAVTFVDWEDMPRWRLIDKSIGLDMPEPPETYHTSTYLFTDLDIPENVAAALPSAERTRAGLSAEEEEDLGGGRSRRGRRGESRGGERSAPAQRTPRTRKRTRRTEPVGDGGEAPAVTESADGDAPAKPRRRRRRAGEAISGEGAAVGAETPDAVETSDSGPAEAAGDEDDRPKRRRRRRGGRGGRGAGGEGAESGDVVED